TTGCATCGAATGTGGTCTGGAGTCTGTTACGTATAAAATCTTCAACTTTCATTGCCTCACTTTTACGACCGCGCCTCGGCTTCCTTGGAATAATTGTCGGGAAGTTATCCTCAGATTTTCCATCACCCTTATTAATGGATACATCATCTTCATGTTGGGAACTTTTCCCCTTATTTCCCCCTCTTAATTTGGAGGTAGAATTGTTTTCCGGTTCAGGTTTCGAACTAGAGTTAGTTGAAACAGAACATGATATTGATATAGGCTTTACAATTCGATGGGTAGATTTAGTTGAATAAGAAAAGAACCGTGAATGAGAAAAAGATTGAAAATTTGTATCAAGTTTTGTAGCATGAAAAGGTGAGAAGCTTCCGGGCACAATAGCTGTTTGAAGAATTAGCATTTTGGTATTGTATATAGTTGGGTTATTTTAACAAACAGTTGGTGTTCAAAAACACGCGGGAACACAAATTGTCACtgaactaaataaataaacgaAACACTTACTTCAATTCGGGTTTCAAAGATGGAAACAGAAGATACTGAGAAGGAAGCAATTAATATAGTTACTTCAATTCGGGTTGTAACGACGGTAGTTGTGTGTGACTGCTTGAACGTACTACTTGCCTTTTTCAGTTTTCCCCCTCTTTATTTTCTGATAATCATGCTATGCTACTCATACTCAGCTTCTTGTGGCTGCTTATTGGGCCAACTCCTATGTACCAGATCTTTTATTGGGCCTTTCATTTTGGAAGTTACACTactttggagtttttttttccgCGCCCCCCACTATTTCTCATGCGCCCTAGAAAATGACCAAAATACCCGTCGCTACTTAAATAACAAACTCAGTTCACAGGTTACATTTTTGCACCCGTCACGCACCCAGGATGAAATAACACATTGGTTTGAAAAAACTATCGTTCGCTACGTCTAGCTAACTCAATGCACTGGACAGTTTGTGACTTTGTGTGGTCTAAAATGCACTAGAACTTGTATAAATAAACAAGTGTGGTTCATTTTTCATTCACAACTcagaaaaatgaatattttctcATTCCAAAAGAACACTCACCTAACTGCAGTCTACTACAACAACGGAACACTGAATCTTTTCGGGAACCATTTCAATGTTTAAGTTGGCTGATCTCACGCACTAACCAGGCCAACTCAACGATGTCGCGGTGCCAGAAGGGTGGCCAGTATTGAGtacatttttgaataatttatgtCATCTAAAAAGAGTTCCAATACTTCTTTGAGCATCATGTCAAAGTGGATTTGATGTAACTTTTGCAAATGCCCAAAAAATGCAAAATTCAACTGCACTACAAACAGCATGAGTCCCTTCTAAAACACTGTTTATAACATTTATGAAGGGCTGTAACTTGTTATTCtacaattagtttttttttccatgatatttatttatacaatTTATTATTCATACACCCATCACTAGTGTCACTGATTTTCATAGCTTTGCTTACATGCCTAGGAGTAGGACTTCACCCGGCAAAACTATATTCTATAGACCAAATGAAATCTTCAAGCTTCCAGGTCAAAAGATTGACTGTCTTGTTCATCCCTCACTATGTATCCACATTAAGAGGATTGAGCATTGGTGTCTGTCCTACTAGTATGCCTGAGAATTAGTGGTCACTAAAGTCTGCTCTGAACCGATAGTTCACGCTTCATTTGATCCCTCATTACCCTCCTCAAGATTTTGTTGGAAGATGTTCGAGGAAACTCCGGAACTATTTTAACGACACTTACCTGTAATAATGTAATGAAAAGATTTGTTCTGTGTGTCAGTTACATAGGTTTAATCATAAATCAGGTcagttttcacttttcaaaaagTAAATAAGCTGCAAACAATTCATAATTGTTCAAATTCAACCAAAGGGTCAGACCTTAAACAAAGGATTGAGGTTGCTTTGAATAGCTTTAGAAAATTTCATCCTTAGAGTTTCTGCATTTGAATTGTATCCTTTCTTTAGAACTACAAATACAACCAGTTGTTCTGGCCCCCTATTTTCAGTTGCAACACCGACTGCAGCTGTCTCCAAAATACACTCATCAGCTCTGTCACAGACTCGCTCAATTTCAATTGAACTTGTCTGCATATCAGCAACATAAAATTCTAAGTATGAATAACATTATCCAGTCGAAAGAGTAATGTTTAATGTTAAGTTAAAAATTCATTAATCCATATAAAGAACGAAATACACACATGTTctcttttttccattttttctttaatcatCCAAGTATATTATGATTATTCTCCTACGATCTCATTGGTTGATAACTTTGACTACTCAGATTCAATGACAGTGACAACGACATTCATAGTAGTTTTCTTATTCAGGGTTCTCCCTGAAAGAGTGATACCTTTATTCCACCGAGATTCATGGTGTCATCAGCCCTCCCTTGTACAATGATATAACCACCGACCATTCTCTTGATGATGTCTCCATGTCTCCTAAGAACCTGCTAATACACATATCAAGATAGACATGACAAGTTAATGAGTTATTATTATAGCAGTAATAGCAGAATGATAGTAGTTAGAAATTAGAATTACAAATTTAGTCCATGCAATTTACAATAAAGGGATTGTTTGAAAATCCTTAGTGTATATGTTACTGATATACAGTACATTTGGACATTGATAACCAACAATCAAACATCCAAAGTTCATAATTTTCTCAATGCGTAATTTGGTATTTGCACATAAAAACATGTGCTTGTGAAGCAGGTCCTTAGAAGCCTTTTAGGACACTGATGAGAATATATGTTTCCCTTCATGAATGAAAGAACTAATATGTCAAAGTAGTTGTATCTAAATGTGAAAAATCATTCTAAGCATATTAATTGAAGAAGTTACCTTTCCTTTATATATGGGCATTCCCTTAAAGTAAACATCGTCATGGTTGGCATTCAGCAATCTATCAGATGCTCCGAGAGAGAGAGGTAACAAACCCACTTCACCAACACAAGGAACATTTTCTGGCTGTCATATTGGTCAAAGAGATCAAATAAATCAGGAAACCTATATATAAATTGTCTAACCCAAAGATAGTATACTAATATggagaaaatgataaaagtttaTTGGGTAATTTGGGGATGAAGCAAACAACCAATTTGCAACAATGTGAAATTTCTAAAGAATTATAGAGCGCAAGAAGGACTGGAAGTTACAGGAAAAATTGACGAACCAAGGGTTAGCATAAAAACTAGACCAATACAGAAACAAGTATGGAAAATGATTCATGTGGAATATTCAAATTGATGGCCATTATGAATTATGGATCATAGATTTTGAGACTATGGTATCTGATTAGCCATTATCAATCCAACATTCTTGGTAGAACTAACACTTCTGATTGAAGGTGCGTTTGGTGTTCAACATGTGTCGGTGTACACCGGCACGACTCCGACACATGTGATAacattcaattaattcattttttgaaaTTAGTATATGTGTCGATGTGTCAATGTCGTGTCCAATGTCCGTGTCAGTACTTCATAGCTAACATATTCTTTTTGTTCCCTAGTCCAGAAGATGAAGTAAGCAAACATCCATCACCTTTGCCACAACAAAATAATACCGATGTATTGACACAATGTGATGTGGTGAGAAGCGGAAGACTGGCAAcacaattaaataaaatatgaccaAAGAATATAAATTATCCAGAAAAAGTTCTTACATAAGGAACTCCATTTTCGTCAAGAATGACAATGCCAGTTGTCATTGATGCTGTGCTGAATGCTCCAAAAGCTTGAGGCTGCAAGGGGCTTCCTGCAATGTAGCTGGACGCAAGCTCAGTTCCTCCACATAATTCAATGATTGGATTGTAATAAGATCTTGAAGAAAGCCATAGATCATCATCAACATTTGATGTTTCTCCAGTGGAACAAAATAATCTGCATACAAGAGCAGTTTAGTTCATTTTTCTTAGTAGCTATTTTATTCTTTACACTTCTAATAGATATTACTTTATCTTTGTCCAATCCAAGCCCTCCATGCATCGAGTACTCTTCCAAGATTTCACTAAGCTTGGAACGGTTCCCAAAATGGTAACACCTGCATCCTGAACGATCATAGTACAATGAATAAAGTTGTGCCTTGGTGTGATGTATTTGTTGAGAAGGAAAAGAGATGATAGGCATGTAATAGAATCTGTGTTTAAATTATAATCCGAGAATGCTATATATACACGGAGTGTCACTAATACATTTGATGTACTTGGAAGACTCACCTGAACAAACTTCCCAAAACCACGGCCTTGAGGAGATCCATGGTACAAAGCAAGAGTAGCACCATTTAGAAAGCAATGATATAATAAAGTAGGTCCTATCACCCATCCTAAATTTGTAGGCCAGCAATAGACATCTCCAACTTGAACATCAATCGCAGCCCATCCATCAGCAGCACTTCGTATTGGGGCGAGTTGAGTCCAAGGAATAGCTTTTGGATCTCCTGATAAAGACAAATAACCAGAAAATCATTATAATGGTGATCTCTACCTGAGAGATGTTATGAGAGAACTTTACCTGTTGTTCCAGATGAGAATAGTATATTAGTGACAGAATCGATTGATTGATATACTGGAGAATAATGATCCGATCTGCAAAGATTCGGGTGTTAAGGTCAGACTAAACAAAACTTACAAAAAAGAAACCGTGAAATTTCTCAAACTCTCTTTTGTAGCCCATTTTTAGGATATTTTGCAAGGACTATTAGGATGTAAAAGTGACCACTGACCACTTAATTGAATTAAGTTATTGTCTAATGAATGCATTGCAATATGCACTACCTGGAGCTCTGACTTCCAGAGGAGAGAAAATCTTTCCATGACAAGTCTTGTTCCCTTAATTTTACAGCTACATCATCACCTATCACAGGGAGCACGATAACTTTACATGCAGCTGCCTCAATGACTCGACTGCAAAGACAAATATGCAGAATGAGGTCTCTAGCGATCTACGGGCTTAAAGAACTTAGTAAATCCATCTAACAACCAGTCAAACATGAGTAATATCAAGCTCAAGTAAGGACTGTAAAGTACTCTGAGAGAAGAAATCAATTAAGTATTTTCTAGATCAGCATCTAGAATTTAAACATTAAATCCCTACACAACCTAACGATAACATATGCTGAATTTCCAATTGTACCAAGTTAGAAAAGTTAAGGCtaatataagaaataaattttatttgcaCTTAAAATGCCAACTATTTTTAAATAGACAAACCAGATTAAGGCATCATAACCATGCCCCAGGCCCAGTGAATTTTTTTACCTGTACAACGGGATTTTCCTGCCACCTCCTGATATGAAATCCTGAAAACAAAAAGCCAAGTGAAATACaattttagtttgttaaaaaaatggaaGTTGATAGAAACCCACTCTAATATCAAAGAAAACTGGGAATTAACCCAGAGATTGCAGAAACTGAAATAGGGCACTATAGTCCCAGTTTTCTTGCCGCATTCTTGCTTGTTTTTCCTCTCCCACTCTCTCTACTTTAAATACTCTAATTACAGCAAAAGCCCTTTCCCACTCTAGTAAGTGGATTCATCCACATGGATTTAACAATCCTATTTTTATTCTgtagaaaacaaaatttttagAAAGGCCGTTTAGATTAAGGTGTTTCTTAGGAGCTTCTCTCAGAGTTGAACTAATGTTTCCTTCAAGTTAATGACATGTTCAATTCTGCTCTCCTAGCTAGATGTCATcaaaatttcattcattcacaGTCCAAATTGTTTAATTTCCCAAGTACTGTTTTGGATGCTAAATCAGTAGCATTATGGTTGTTAAATTCACCATTTTGCTTGCAATTGCAATTCATACTTGCTATGACATACATGCATTAGGATTTCAACCAATCTACTTTTCTACCTCCTTACTCCTTACTCCTTTTTAAAACCCTAAACCTTTCCGGAGCTTGCAATGCACCATTCGCAAAAGCCTAGATAGTGTAAACAAGATCAAAAAGACCAGAAGTTTGCTGAAATTGATACTTATAGCTGGATGGGATAGTGTCCTCATAAAAAGGGCAagacataaaaaataagtattcCAAAGAAGCTCTCCAAGAATTAGAGATCATGCACATTGACCATATCTGCAGTTTTTTGGCAGTTCTAACTATTGAATACTATTATCATATATACACACATAAATTGGTAACTAAACAACAAAGACAAGTCCAACTATTGAACATTTTCACTTCCATCAACAGTGTCATTAGAGTTAAAGTCATAAACATAGTTCCAAATTTAGAATCTTACCTGTGTGAAAATGCCCTTTGCATTAGAAACACGGAGACGAGTTGCAATTTCTTTTGGTGCAAAGCTATCAGCTATTGACACCACAGCACATCCTGCTAAAACAATGGCGAGATATATAATCACAGCATTGACTGTCATTTGGGTGTCAATTGCAATTGCATCACCCTTTGAGAAATTGGCATCTATTGCATTCGCCACCAACCTGAAAATAACATGGCAAACACAATAAGAATACCAAA
This portion of the Trifolium pratense cultivar HEN17-A07 linkage group LG3, ARS_RC_1.1, whole genome shotgun sequence genome encodes:
- the LOC123914146 gene encoding probable CoA ligase CCL12, producing MGKKSIKELGVNDFVKAGLSPAEANELKELLLLSLPISHSLSSTDTWHHLVSRRVLKPSYPHPLHQLLYYTVYSDHQSSSSPPLYWFPSLEQARRTNLGRFMEIHASRILGPSSYKDPITSFPLFHNFSVQHPQVYWSLVLNELSISFAQSPNCILDTSDPSKNGGTWLPGSVLNIADCCLQPSSHPNKQDDSIAIVWREEGSDDSEVNRITLKQLRQQVMLVANAIDANFSKGDAIAIDTQMTVNAVIIYLAIVLAGCAVVSIADSFAPKEIATRLRVSNAKGIFTQDFISGGGRKIPLYSRVIEAAACKVIVLPVIGDDVAVKLREQDLSWKDFLSSGSQSSRSDHYSPVYQSIDSVTNILFSSGTTGDPKAIPWTQLAPIRSAADGWAAIDVQVGDVYCWPTNLGWVIGPTLLYHCFLNGATLALYHGSPQGRGFGKFVQDAGVTILGTVPSLVKSWKSTRCMEGLDWTKIKLFCSTGETSNVDDDLWLSSRSYYNPIIELCGGTELASSYIAGSPLQPQAFGAFSTASMTTGIVILDENGVPYPENVPCVGEVGLLPLSLGASDRLLNANHDDVYFKGMPIYKGKVLRRHGDIIKRMVGGYIIVQGRADDTMNLGGIKTSSIEIERVCDRADECILETAAVGVATENRGPEQLVVFVVLKKGYNSNAETLRMKFSKAIQSNLNPLFKVSVVKIVPEFPRTSSNKILRRVMRDQMKRELSVQSRL